One Setaria viridis chromosome 5, Setaria_viridis_v4.0, whole genome shotgun sequence genomic region harbors:
- the LOC117856353 gene encoding uncharacterized protein, protein MAARSVAHFAHPAHELNLTSYTLPRWCDLCGDRISTGTGYSCRPCDFDVHEDCAKYRETLCCFFAHPWHDLTLSRAAAASCCDICREDVAAGTFVYRCAPCGFAVHPRCSRLPQTARSDLHPGHALTAVPAVGTCAACRRPCYVWVYRCGPCKVDLHITCVQGARPSCGSSDAGAIAGDGAGDQHGARKDKGSLRAAIESRLQEMTVETIISGAETIITTLIENL, encoded by the coding sequence ATGGCAGCAAGGTCGGTAGCTCACTTCGCCCACCCCGCCCACGAGCTCAACCTCACCTCCTACACCCTGCCGCGCTGGTGCGACCTGTGCGGCGACAGGATCAGCACCGGCACCGGATACAGCTGCCGCCCCTGCGACTTCGACGTGCACGAGGACTGCGCCAAGTACCGGGAGACGCTGTGCTGCTTCTTCGCGCACCCGTGGCACGACCTCaccctctcccgcgccgccgccgcctcgtgctgCGACATATGCCGCGAGGATGTCGCCGCGGGCACCTTCGTCTACCGCTGCGCGCCGTGCGGGTTCGCCGTGCACCCGCGGTGCTCGCGGCTGCCGCAGACAGCGCGCAGCGACCTGCACCCGGGCCACGCCCTAACGGCGGTGCCCGCGGTGGGGACGTGCGCGGCGTGCCGCAGGCCCTGCTACGTGTGGGTCTACCGCTGCGGGCCGTGCAAGGTGGACCTCCACATCACGTGCGTGCAGGGCGCGCGCCCATCGTGCGGCAGCAGCGACGccggcgccatcgccggcgatggcgcgggAGACCAACATGGAGCGAGGAAAGACAAGGGGTCCCTGCGTGCGGCGATTGAGAGTCGTCTTCAGGAAATGACAGTGGAAACCATAATCTCGGGAGCGGAAACCATAATCACGACGCTAATTGAGAACCTCTGA